The Thamnophis elegans isolate rThaEle1 chromosome Z, rThaEle1.pri, whole genome shotgun sequence DNA window TCTTTTCCATTGAACACTGTGGAATTCATTTCTACAAATGTCAAAAAAGACATTGGATTGTGCGACTATATAAGTTTGTCAATTTTCTGATTCTCATTCACACATGATCAGTAATTAGTCTAATTCTTCACACAACTGCTTTCTTCTCTAAAAATGAAAAGTATACCTTCAGAAGGTGGATTAGTAATGTTTAAATAAtatgcaggtagtctttgacgtataatcacaattgagaccagaaattCCCAATACAATTGTTAAGAAGATTGTGCCTGATTTTGCAATCTTTATtgtctattgttaagtgaatatggtcattaagcaaatctggctgcctccactgactttccttgtcaccagctggaaaggtcataaatagtgatcacatgatctggaATGCTACAATTGTCATTAACACATGCCAAGGGGCCAAATAAATGCCAATTTTGATCATCAATCCTGGGAATGCCATGTTAATTGTAAATGTGTGGAATGGATCTAAAtctctttttcaatgctgttgtaactttgaatggtcactaaatgaagggttataaattgaggactacctgtattagctaGCTTACTAAGCCAGTTATCTTCAGTAGCATTTGTGAAAAGAGATAATTTCAAATAAGTATTTACTGTGTATCTTTCTGCAGCTGTAAGAATGCTGATGGCGTTGAAATATACAACGAGATTCACTTTTATGCCCGAGTAAATTCCAAGGTAAGTAGCTGAATGGACAGGACCagcttaaaataaaagaatacatctatttttctttgatattgttagccctcaacttacaatcataattgggACTGAAATTTATACTGTAAGTTGGTGTGGTCATAAAGCAGGATGTCATGTGACCGCACATATTTATGACAGCAATCCCAACTCTCTCCactatggtcataaattgagaattacAGATTATTGAGTACCACAATCTAAGCTATTATGAACTGGTATCTCACAGCCTGAGCCTCAATAAGTAAGAGCCTGCCACTAACACTCCCACTTGCCTCTCTATCTACCTTATCTCTGTCCTTTTGACTGCTCTGTTCATGGGAATTGTAAGtgggtaggtttcaaattttctcAGTTGACTgaaaggtgttttgttttttttaagtacagTGGTATAATACCATAGGTGTGATGATTTTAATGTTATTCTTCTTTGTTTTATGGTGTAGATTCAACTGTTAAATGATGCATTAAATAGAATGAATCTATCCTTGAGATTATACCATTGCATATCTCAACTATTTCTCCTTGACATTCTTCTTCTTTCGAGATGTTTGGTTCTTCATTGATTGGCTGTCATCATGTCAAGTTGCTATAGAATCCTTCCATATATTCTTTCTATCTGTTTTGATCTTCTGTTGGTCACTTACTGTATTCCCATTGCAGTCTTTAACAGTTCCTTGCTATGCTGAAAATCTGGATTGCATCATTTTCAGTACAGCAATCTTAGTATGTTCCTTCCTATTAGCTTCCCGAACTTGCACATTTTTTACATCTTTTAATACTTGCGCAATTATTCTGGTATGAGGAGTgcatgtggtatgtatgtattGATTGAATGAGCCCACACTTTTTAACTTTGTAATTTGTTTAATTCCTTTTTATActatattgctgtattttatgtgtttttaattactacgtggggactgcctgagtgaacaaatgagtgtgtttgattcggagggcctgtcgaggaatgcgggagccataggggtggttgagggaaccacggacacaggagtgggccggagcattacggtcgtaacagggaggggcagatatggcggggactttagggctggccattaccggggaaggagggctcactacgtcacagagatccctccttccggccctatgagtcccactccaaggccagatggcgcgagtaatcaggaccccggtctcaggctgttgtcgctaaatgccaggtctgtagttcacaaagctcccctcgtccgggacttaattttagacgagagggcagacctggcatgtattactgaaacctggctgggcccggagggaggagtccccctcgtagagatgtgcccagaaggttttcaggtgctccatcagccgagagcccagggaaggggtggaggtgtggctattgttatccgagagtctctagtaccttgtaggatccctgctccggagcttgtcgggtgtgagtccctgctggtgaagttggacctcaagggtcaagtgggtttgctgttaacgtacctgcctcccaacagcgttgcagcagccctcccctcactcctcgagtcggtagccaagctggcaattgagttccccaggcttatggttctgggggatttcaatttgccttcgctcggtgaacactctgatggagcgcaggagttcatggcttccatgacagccatgggcttgacccaggtaattcggggcccaacccactcagcgggtcacacactcgacctcgtatttctcttggagcagtggacttgtgatcttggtctgaggggtagtgaaatcatacccctgtcatggtcagaccactgcctactgaggcttgactttcggagaccaaacctccattgtagggaggaggaaccgaccaggtggttccgccccaggcgacttatggaccccttgaggttccagacggagcttggggttattcctgatactctcgcccacagtccggtggagactctggttgctgcctggaactcggcagcgtcggagtctcttgaccggattgcgccactacggccgctccgaggcagtggatccaggaggcctccttggtttaccgaggaactccgcaagaggaagcgccggaagagacgcctagagcacctatggaggtccaacaaatccgaatcgagccgagcacttctaacatcgtgcatcaaggaatacatcaaggcaattaggacggcgaaaagagcttatattgccaccttgattgcctctgctgagtcgcgcccagccgccctgtttaggataacccgttccctcctaaacaggagggacacgggggatcccctgcagggtagggctgaggactacgtccagttcttagcggacaaagttgctcagtttcggtcggagttggactccgattctgcagatccagccgaggcacaaggggataatctggtagaccacccctgggttgagtttcaggatgttgccccttggggacgtggacaaggccatgtgagtgcctccacatgtgtactggacccgtgcccctcctggctggttgctaacagcagggaggtgacacggggctggatccaggcggttgttaccacctcccttcgggagggggtctttccccccgcacttaaagcggcggtggtgagacccctcctgaagaaaccatccttggatccagccgttcttaacaattatcgtccagtctccaacctctcctttgtggggaaggttgttgagaaggtggtggcctttcagttccagcggtccttggaggaagctagctatcttgacccatttcagtccggcttcaggcctggctacagcacagaaaccgctttggtcgcattgaccgatgacctctggagagccagggacggaggcttcacctccatcctggttctccttgacctctcagcggctttcgataccatcgaccatggtatccttctgcgacgactgcgggaagtggcggtgggaggcactgttttgcagcggttctcctcttacctctcggacaggtcgcagtcggtgttagttggagggcagagatcgacccctaggcccctaacatatggggtgccgcagggttcggtcttgtcccccctacttttcaacatctacatgaaaccgctgggcgagatcattcggcggcacgggacaaaataccaccagtatgcggacgatactcagttgtatctgtccgccccgtgccaactcaatgaagcggtggacgtgatgaaccagggacttgaagctgttagggactggatgagggctaacaaactcgtgctcaacccagataagaccgagtggctgttgtgtttccctcccaccaatccggcaagtattccacctctcaggctgggggggtcaaacattatacccctcagatagggtccgcaacttgggagtcctcctggacccacagctgactttcgaacaccatttgtcagctgtgaccaggggggcatttgcccaggttcgcctggtgcaccagttgtgcccctacctgaaccgggaggctctcacaacagtcactcgtgcccttgtgacctctaggctggagtactgcaatatgctctacatggggctgcccttgaagagtattcggcgacttcagctagtccagaatgcggccgcgcgagcgattgtgggtgcacctcgcttcacccacataacacctatcctccgcgagctgcactggctacctgtcgatctccgggtgcgcttcaaggtgctacttgtcacccataaagccctacatggtagtggatctgggtacttgagagaccgcctactgccaattacctccacgcgacctattagatctcatcgattaggcctcctccgagttccatctgccggtcaatgccgactggcaactacgcggaggagagccttctcggtggtagctccgaccctatggaacgatctccccgtggagattcgtaccctcaccaccctccagaccttccgcacagccctcagaatctggctatcccatcaggcctggggctaagactgtaacccgcccgaatggtatgaatgttgtgttttttaattatgtattgtcttatatgttaaaaagtttgtctccccctccctcttggattgtgagccgccctgagtccccccagggaaaagggcggcatataaaaaaacttctttctatctatctatctatctatctatctatctatctatctatctatctattcttccAGATGTTGACACTGCTCTTCCTACTGCCTATTTTTGTCTTTCCTGGCTTTACATTGGAAAATTGTATTCAGTTTTTTAACTTCAACCTTATTACCTTTGGCTTTGCCTGTTTGTTCTCTTTGGTTTCTCACATGACACATACTTCCAAGCAATTTCCATGATGTTATCTCAGATTTCTCATCACTATTTATTTGGGGTTTTCCCTTTTAAATTCAGCGACTCAAACCTATTCATAACTTCTATGACATACATAGGTGAGATGATCACATTAATTTTTGGGGAGACATTACCTTTTCACTTTGCACAGTTTGAGGTTCAGTTTAGCCATTAATAGCTGTTGGTCTGAATTACAATCAGGAAGTGTCTTAACAACCAAACCTTTTCAGCATTGTTGTCATAAAATGAAGTCTTATCTCACTGTAGATGTCCATTTGGTGCTGTCCATGTGTATAAACATTGCTTGTGTTGAATAAACCACATGTTCATGGAGTTAAGATAAAATTATTTTCCTGGCAATTTGCATTAGGCAATCACCAGCTTTATTCAATTCATCAACCAAAACTTGCCTACTATTCTTGCAATTCCTTCGTGACCTATCTTTGCATTTAAAtcacccataatataaaaaattctctttttttgtattttcacgAGAGTACTTTGAAGCTCACTTTAGAAAATCTGAATTTTATCATCATTTGAGTCTCCAGTTGGGGCATAGATTTGTAGTATAGTGATGTTGAGTGGCTTGCCCCTAATTTGGATAAATATTATGCAATCACTGTATGCTCTGTGATTCTCAAAATATTTAGCCATTTGTTTGCTTATGGAGAATGCAACTCCTTTTCATCTTATATTATTTCAAGAAAAATAAACCATAAACTATGTGATTTGAATTGACCACTAACTGCCCAGAGTAACTCTCTGATGTCAAGGATTTATAGGTTAACACTAATCATTTCTCTTTTTACAATTTTGAATTTCCCAAAGGACATGCCTCTAGCATTCCATGTTCCAATTTGATATAACTTTGTAGAGTGTAGGTGACCTCTTTCATCATGGGCACCATCAATTGTTGGGTTTCATGAAGGCTTTCTTCCAACAACATTATAAAGACCCTGACTACTGAAAGCTCGTCCATGCTTTTCTGCAGTAATCCACTGTTGGTATCCATATATGAGACATATTTTGAGTTATTGCCATAAAGTGTTCTGATGATATTTTTTACAGGGTATTCACCATTGATTTTTGTAACCCTCCCCATTTATCTAGGCTTGAGACCACTATAGATTAATCAACCAGATGGCTGGATTATATAAACATAGCAAGTGTAAATATAAGCATGGGCCAAAAACAGTACTTTCTGGTCTTTCAAATTTGTACTTCTCTGTCTTTTCCCTTCTCCGCTTTATATTCAATAGGAGACTCCCAATTATTGACAAAAAGTCTGATGTAGAAACAATATTTTTCAcagttttaaaatgtgtttaagCTATATGGAAAAAGGCTCAGGGATGTCCTCAGGCTTCTTGTTTATTCTGTTTCCAAGCAAAGATATCACTGTGGCTACTATGGATGGAGAGAATCTTCCAaagcaaataaaagcaaaaatgtgGCACTCAAATGTAGATTGTATCAGTATTTATAGGACTAACTTAACTTAAATATATACGACTAATTGCAATtacaagttatttataaaagaatTAACTGGTAAAATTCAGACTTTTTCTACTCCAATATAATCACTTTCAGGATTCTCAAAATAAGCGTTCAGGCAGGTCGATCACACTCTTTACACGCAAATGGAAGGAGAAAGTGCCGTGGCCACATCTCACCAAAGAAGATTTCAAGGTAGGACACCTTTAATCTTCCCTGGTTAATTAGGGAACCAATAtatgtagtccttgtttagcaatcaCAATTGGGCTTGACAGCACTGTTATTAAGGCAGTAAGGCAAACCATAATGCtacttatgatcttacttcagttttcctttgccttacagacctgcaaaagttgtaaatacgaggactggttgcaaagttacttctTCATCACTATGAAAGGTCACAAAAGTGGgaagttgctaaacaaggattaCTTATATTACCAGATCTCAGTATTAAATGGGGATATCAGTAAGACCAAGTCCTACTTACTTAACAATTTCCATAGAAAACTTGGCTTTTTGATTTTTAGTCAAAGAGTGCAGTTAACATGATAGTGGAGATTTTATACCAGTTGAAAGGAGCTGATTTggtaaaatatattcttatttaatATCAGTTCTTTTCCTGCTTGGTTGAAAAGATGAAAAAATTAGAATGCCATTGCTTTATTTAACATTTGGTTTTTAAATGCTTATTTTAGTAACGTAATAAGAGCAAAGATGGAACATGCTGTAAACAATTGTTCATTTTATTTGCAGCCAGCATGGCTCTCAGTGGACTTTGATAACTGGAGAGACTGGGAAGGAGATGAAGAGGTGGAAGCAGCCATGGTCGAACAATATGCAGAGGTGAGCACAATTATCAGATCAAGGCAGAATTCTGAAACTTACCTGACTCACTGAATCAGCAAAACTGAAGTCTGAGAAAGCAGAAAGTGGCCATTCTGTATCCCAATTACAGTGCTAACTAATAGTGACAGTAGGAATGTTGACGCTTTTACATTTATACAGAATGCAATGGTTCTATTTGGCAGTGCCACCAGTAATAGCAAGAAAAACCCCGTTTATCAAAACAGGTGTCGAGGTTCCGACTAAGAAGACCAAGAAAACCAGAACTCCAAGGCGGGAATCTTCCTTAAAGTACTTATTGGGTACATCATGTTAGCACATTTAAAtgcaaaaccaactctaaatattCCCTGGGGTCCcagtataattaaaatagaaaatgaacCCCTCTCCAGTGTcactggtcacattgtccaattaagtTACTTGGCAGGCTCCTTGGGCACTCCCCTTTCTTCATCCGATACCTGCAGGGATGGCCTTGGTTTCCATGAAAAGATCGGTGTTGCATCTGGTAATGAATTCCAACCTCCTCTCCCCAcctccatccccatccccatacAGCGTGGCAACTGAGAATAGTGAAAATGGCATCAGTCTGATTCAGTTCGCAATTGACAGCAGGATTGTGCTGCTATTATTATATATGCCATAAATTCTTGTATTATTTATGCACCATTTATACATGAAGATATTGAATATTGTAAATTTATGCTCACATTAAGATaaaaggtaaattttttaaaaaaggctctaATAAGAGAGAAAATAATATTGACCTTTCCCTACTTTTGAGATTTCAAAAATGGTTCTCTACATGCTAACCTGTCCTCTTTTTACAGAGCATAATAGAATAACATAAATCTAGTTAGCCGGATTCAATACTATTACTCATTGGCTACCGTGAATAATAGTATATATTTTACTAACTTTTTCATGCAAATAACTGTTAATTATTTAGTTATACACTTTGGGTAGGAATATACTCCATGTTTCTCAATATTAAATAGCAGCACTTTTTGCTTTAATCCCCTTATTCTCCTACAGCTCATGCAAAAAGTTACTAAGAAAGATTCACCCCCAGCCATGGATGATCTTGATGTAAGTATGTAGGGAAAAGCATCTTTAACTATTTCCGAAGTTCTGCTTGCTTGACTCCATACTATCAGTCTGTTAGATTTATCAATTAACATGGCTGGAGAGCTGGGATGGAATATGGCTTGTACTTCACTAGTATTTCAAACCACTGTGCCAGAACTTGCAGAAGttgatgtatatattttaaaagtatttcattTCATAAATTTGGGTTATGTTCCTCTCtcaatgaaaataataatgtttCTCTGTATGCGCTTAATAATTTTAGGATGACAGCTGAAATGGCACATCTCTCTGACTGGACTGCTACCTTAATTTACTACTGCTATAGTCAGCAGTGACATGGGACTAGGCCACATACTGGCTAAGGCCTAGAACACGGAAGCAGATGTGATCTGGCGAAGTgtttcaaatgtatttattttcaatgaGTATTAAATTATTTCACTGTAATTTTTCTGGATAACTTTAATAAACAATTCTTTGGCCCAATACCTAGCAGAGTTGTTGTAAGTTGTTGTACCTTTTAAGTGTAGCCGTCTTTGTAATCTGGATAATTACAAAGAAACACTTCAAAAAAATTTGTGAAAGAAAATGATCATTCAATAAGCAAAAACAAGCTTCAGTTTTAGCATATTTTACTTTCAAGGAGACATTTATACCTGTGTGTTGTCCCTTCTATTTCACTGAGTGGCCATCCTTACTTGATTTTTGAAGTTCAGTGATGATTGGCAACCATATGAAAATACTAAGCTGTTGAAtaaactgaacaacaacaacaacaacaacaacaacaactataacaacagcaacagcagtaTTTTAGTGAAGAACAACAATAACATTTTAGGGAACCATTTTCCTATCAGAAAATTATATGGGTGTAGCA harbors:
- the LOC116522756 gene encoding putative protein PTGES3L isoform X4; translated protein: MARQPAKTLWYDRPRYVFLEFCVEDSTDVKVDLDDYKVIFSCKNADGVEIYNEIHFYARVNSKDSQNKRSGRSITLFTRKWKEKVPWPHLTKEDFKPAWLSVDFDNWRDWEGDEEVEAAMVEQYAELMQKVTKKDSPPAMDDLDDDS